Proteins encoded together in one Musa acuminata AAA Group cultivar baxijiao chromosome BXJ3-6, Cavendish_Baxijiao_AAA, whole genome shotgun sequence window:
- the LOC103987582 gene encoding scarecrow-like protein 1 encodes MSMVRSADSSTAYGESKPYAHKGGGDSLHISRQILSADKRMYRNGPSCHSDFTNSSSEMMHVGPLQASTSTIPRLYLQVPSAPYQLMANIHSSITLENPYSSFFEAVQHPDSSASSNISHQTSHSLSDNLSSDHEIDYGEDEIRLKLQEIEQVLLNDTDEDLVDSYQIMGIEDDWAEPIKDLLLTKSPKESSSDSNVSCIGSNREPRTPKQLLFDCAAAISEGVTEEAQAIIAELRQMVSIQGDPPQRLSAYMVEGLAARIASSGRGLYKALKCKEPPTSDQLSAMQILFEVCPCFKFGYMAANYIIIEAFRDEEKVHIIDFDLNQGSQYINLIQTLSTWPHKPPHLRISAVDDPESVQRAVGGLEIIGRRLEKLAEELGVPFEFSAIAVKSGDVTPGMLDRRLGEALVVNFAFQLHHMPDESVSTVNQRDELLRMVKGLGPKLVTVVEQDMNTNTAPFLPRFMEVYNYYSAVFDSLDATLPRDSSDRMNVERQCLARDIVNIVACEGADRIERYEVAGKWRARMTMAGFVSCPFGTNVNGLVRALSGSYCDRYKIKEESGALYFGWEDKTLVVTSAWR; translated from the exons ATGTCTATGGTAAGGTCTGCAGATTCATCTACTGCCTACGGAGAGTCCAAACCTTATGCACATAAAGGTGGTGGTGATAGCTTACATATATCTAGGCAAATATTAAGTGCAGATAAACGGATGTACCGTAATGGGCCATCGTGCCATTCAGACTTCACCAATTCATCTTCAGAAATGATGCATGTTGGTCCACTTCAAGCATCCACATCCACCATTCCAAGACTCTATCTTCAAGTTCCTTCAGCTCCCTATCAACTGATGGCTAATATTCACTCGTCTATCACATTGGAAAATCCTTACAGCTCCTTCTTTGAAGCAGTTCAGCATCCTGATTCCTCAGCAAGTTCTAACATCTCGCATCAAACCTCCCACTCTTTATCTGACAATCTAAGTTCAGATCATGAAATAGACTATGGTGAGGATGAAATTAGGTTAAAGCTTCAAGAGATCGAGCAGGTCTTACTGAATGACACTGATGAGGATTTGGTGGATTCGTACCAGATAATGGGAATTGAAGATGATTGGGCTGAGCCTATCAAGGACCTATTACTTACAAAGTCACCAAAAGAGTCATCATCGGATTCAAACGTCAGCTGTATTGGAAGCAATAGAGAACCTAGAACCCCCAAGCAGCTACTTTTTGATTGTGCAGCTGCGATATCTGAAGGTGTCACGGAGGAGGCACAAGCCATCATAGCTGAGCTCCGTCAAATGGTTTCAATTCAGGGGGATCCTCCACAAAGGCTTTCAGCCTACATGGTGGAAGGTCTTGCAGCTAGAATAGCCTCTTCAGGACGAGGCCTTTATAAGGCTCTAAAATGTAAAGAACCCCCAACTTCAGATCAGCTTTCAGCGATGCAGATTCTGTTTGAGGTCTGCCCATGTTTCAAATTTGGTTACATGGCAGCAAATTATATAATCATAGAAGCTTTCAGAGATGAAGAAAAAGTTCATATCATAGACTTTGACTTAAACCAAGGAAGTCAATACATAAACTTGATACAAACTCTTTCAACCTGGCCGCACAAACCACCACACTTGAGGATATCTGCAGTGGATGATCCAGAGTCAGTGCAACGGGCAGTTGGAGGCTTGGAAATTATTGGACGGCGCCTTGAGAAGCTGGCAGAGGAGCTTGGTGTCCCATTTGAATTTAGTGCAATAGCTGTGAAGAGTGGAGATGTAACACCTGGAATGCTAGATCGTCGACTTGGGGAGGCACTTGTGGTTAACTTTGCATTTCAACTGCATCATATGCCAGATGAGAGCGTATCAACGGTGAACCAAAGGGATGAGCTGCTTCGAATGGTGAAGGGCCTGGGACCAAAACTGGTCACAGTTGTTGAGCAGGATATGAACACTAACACAGCTCCATTCCTCCCCAG GTTTATGGAGGTCTACAACTATTATTCAGCGGTTTTTGATTCACTCGATGCAACTCTTCCGAGGGATAGCTCAGACCGAATGAACGTGGAGAGGCAATGCCTTGCACGAGACATCGTCAACATCGTGGCCTGTGAAGGTGCTGACCGCATAGAGAG GTACGAGGTTGCCGGAAAGTGGAGGGCAAGAATGACAATGGCGGGGTTCGTCTCATGCCCATTCGGCACCAACGTCAATGGATTGGTACGAGCATTGTCAGGATCCTACTGTGATCGATACAAGATTAAAGAGGAAAGTGGGGCACTTTACTTCGGCTGGGAGGACAAAACTTTGGTTGTCACCTCAGCTTGGAGATGA